A region of Phocoena phocoena chromosome 17, mPhoPho1.1, whole genome shotgun sequence DNA encodes the following proteins:
- the THEM6 gene encoding protein THEM6 isoform X1, producing the protein MLGLLMAVLALALAYFALLDGWYLVRVPCAVLRARLLQPRVRDLLAEQSYSGRVLPSDLDLLLHMNNARYLREADVARAAHLARCGVLGALRALGARAVLAASCARYRRSLRLLEPFEVRTRLLGWDDRAFYLEARFISLRDGFVCALLRSRQHVLGTSPERVVQHLCKRRVEPPELPADLQHWIAYNEASSQLLRAESGLGSVVKDQ; encoded by the exons ATGCTGGGGCTGCTCATGGCGGTGCTGGCCCTGGCGCTCGCCTACTTCGCGCTGCTGGACGGCTGGTACCTGGTCCGCGTGCCGTGCGCCGTACTGCGCGCGCGCCTGCTGCAGCCCCGCGTCCGTGACCTCCTGGCTGAGCAGAGCTACTCGGGCCGCGTGCTGCCCTCGGACTTGGACCTGCTGCTGCACATGAACAACGCGCGCTACCTGCGCGAGGCCGACGTGGCGCGCGCCGCGCACCTGGCCCGCTGCGGCGTGCTCGGGGCTCTGCGCGCGCTCGGGGCGCGCGCCGTGCTGGCCGCTTCGTGCGCGCGCTACCGCCGCTCGCTGCGTCTGCTCGAGCCGTTCGAGGTGCGCACCCGCCTGCTGGGCTGGGACGACCGCGCCTTCTACCTAGAGGCGCGCTTCATCAGCCTGCGCGACGGCTTCGTGTGCGCGCTGCTGCGCTCCCGCCAGCACGTGCTGGGCACCTCGCCGGAGCGCGTTGTGCAGCACCTGTGCAAGCGCAGG GTGGAGCCCCCTGAGCTGCCAGCCGACCTGCAACACTGGATCGCCTACAACGAGGCCAGCAGCCAGCTGCTCCGGGCCGAGAGCGGGCTCGGCAGTGTTGTAAAGGACCAGTGA
- the THEM6 gene encoding protein THEM6 isoform X2 produces MLGLLMAVLALALAYFALLDGWYLVRVPCAVLRARLLQPRVRDLLAEQSYSGRVLPSDLDLLLHMNNARYLREADVARAAHLARCGVLGALRALGARAVLAASCARYRRSLRLLEPFEVEPPELPADLQHWIAYNEASSQLLRAESGLGSVVKDQ; encoded by the exons ATGCTGGGGCTGCTCATGGCGGTGCTGGCCCTGGCGCTCGCCTACTTCGCGCTGCTGGACGGCTGGTACCTGGTCCGCGTGCCGTGCGCCGTACTGCGCGCGCGCCTGCTGCAGCCCCGCGTCCGTGACCTCCTGGCTGAGCAGAGCTACTCGGGCCGCGTGCTGCCCTCGGACTTGGACCTGCTGCTGCACATGAACAACGCGCGCTACCTGCGCGAGGCCGACGTGGCGCGCGCCGCGCACCTGGCCCGCTGCGGCGTGCTCGGGGCTCTGCGCGCGCTCGGGGCGCGCGCCGTGCTGGCCGCTTCGTGCGCGCGCTACCGCCGCTCGCTGCGTCTGCTCGAGCCGTTCGAG GTGGAGCCCCCTGAGCTGCCAGCCGACCTGCAACACTGGATCGCCTACAACGAGGCCAGCAGCCAGCTGCTCCGGGCCGAGAGCGGGCTCGGCAGTGTTGTAAAGGACCAGTGA